The proteins below come from a single Esox lucius isolate fEsoLuc1 chromosome 7, fEsoLuc1.pri, whole genome shotgun sequence genomic window:
- the LOC105026057 gene encoding NXPE family member 3-like — translation MRRRLLILMLVMLLMIIIYFVSECQDNHCLVNVFPQHIRGNIFPEHLDGYHTPFTTDTLSQSPDIICSGTSLRTFAPANDSLISKAEWESLVTDLQWPFPPVDLLSPQEATNPTKCSFSVVNSSSSHTVGEFVDVILTARDSKNRPKTYGGDFFQAKLYNTELKASTYGAVTDHFNGTYTVRLALLWPGPAKVSIRLVHSSEAVQVLCRHREQEPDKVYFLGHFEEGVKQETAICNAQRSSRLLGDGTQCCCEYNEPVTGEEWFCQQPSSLPCHALTYHSMGGYQAALSQLETTLLQSKDIVLQGDESVIYVKPGNKTRSQTKCRPGLHTSVPSGFYLQDHWTSLVCDSKTFPSAQLVSGCLKNKQILMMGDSTLRQWFEYLENTVPTLKRLNLYTSSQSGPFEAVDLQSNTRIIWRAHGIPIRTSKTPKADLHYIAREVEDLAGGPHSVVVFTLWAHFTTYPLASYAHRLAIIRRAVSSLLQRSPSTLVIIKSANTGYKDVYGSDWLSWQLDLTLRTMFRDLPVVLIDVWQMTSCHYSPDNIHPPPVVIQNEVDLFLSFVCPE, via the exons ATGAGAAGACGGCTGTTGATTTTGATGTTGGTTATGCTTCTGATGatcatcatttattttgtatca GAGTGTCAAGACAACCATTGCCTAGTAAATGTTTTCCCACAGCACATTCGAGGCAACATTTTCCCAGAACATTTGGATGGTTACCATACTCCCTTCACCACAGATACTTTGTCACAATCTCCAGATATTATTTGTAGTGGAACCAGCCTCAGGACCTTTGCACCAGCCAACGACTCCCTAATAAGTAAAGCAGAATGGGAATCTCTGGTCACAGATCTACAATGGCCATTTCCCCCTGTTGACCTCCTATCACCACAGGAGGCAACAAACCCGACTAAATGCTCATTCTCTGTTGTCAACTCCAGTTCAAGCCACACAGTCGGAGAGTTTGTAGATGTGATTCTGACCGCTAGAGATTCCAAAAACAGGCCCAAAACCTATGGAGGGGACTTTTTTCAGGCCAAGTTGTATAACACAGAACTTAAGGCCAGTACTTATGGAGCCGTGACGGACCACTTCAATGGCACCTACACTGTCCGCCTGGCCCTTCTCTGGCCTGGACCGGCAAAGGTGTCCATCCGTTTAGTGCACTCCAGCGAGGCTGTACAGGTACTGTGCCGACATAGGGAGCAGGAACCAGACAAAGTCTACTTCCTGGGACACTTTGAGGAGGGTGTCAAGCAGGAAACAGCTATTTGCAATGCCCAGAGAAGTTCCAGGCTGCTGGGGGACGGCACTCAGTGCTGCTGTGAATACAATGAGCCGGTCACTGGAGAGGAATGGTTCTGTCAGCAACCATCGTCCCTGCCCTGCCATGCTTTGACCTACCACAGCATGGGTGGTTACCAGGCTGCACTCTCCCAGTTGGAGACAACTCTTCTGCAGAG CAAAGACATTGTTCTGCAAGGTGATGAATCAGTTATCTATGTCAAACCAGGCAACAAAACAC GATCACAAACAAAATGCCGTCCTGGTTTGCACACCTCAGTCCCATCTGGATTCTACCTCCAGGATCACTGGACATCCCTGGTGTGTGATTCAAAGACGTTTCCATCGGCCCAGCTGGTGTCAGGATGCCTGAAGAACAAACAGATCCTCATGATGGGTGACTCCACCCTCCGTCAGTGGTTCGAGTATCTGGAGAACACTGTGCCAA CACTGAAACGCCTGAACCTCTACACCTCAAGCCAATCGGGCCCTTTTGAGGCGGTTGACCTCCAATCCAACACTCGTATCATCTGGCGGGCCCATGGGATACCAATTCGGACGAGCAAGACCCCCAAGGCTGACCTCCACTACATTGCCAGGGAGGTGGAGGATCTGGCAGGAGGGCCACACTCTGTGGTGGTCTTCACCCTCTGGGCTCATTTCACCACGTACCCCTTGGCCAGCTACGCTCACCGCCTAGCCATCATCCGTCGGGCTGTGTCCTCGCTGCTGCAAcgctctccctccaccctggtCATCATCAAGTCCGCCAACACAGGCTACAAGGACGTGTACGGCAGCGACTGGCTCTCCTGGCAGCTTGACCTGACCCTCAGGACGATGTTCAGGGACCTGCCCGTGGTCCTCATTGACGTTTGGCAGATGACCTCCTGCCACTATTCCCCAGATAATATTCACCCGCCACCTGTGGTGATCCAAAATGAAGTTGACCTCTTCCTATCTTTTGTCTGCCCAGAATGA